One Gloeothece verrucosa PCC 7822 DNA window includes the following coding sequences:
- a CDS encoding NAD-dependent epimerase/dehydratase family protein gives MKKLLVTGSSGLIGSEVCTYFSQSGWLIHGLDNNQRAVFFGSQGDTRWNQQRLQQFLDNFHHHELDIRDRQGVLDLLEKLKPDAIVHCAAQPSHDRAAAIPFDDFDTNAVGTLNLLEATRRSCPESPFVHLSTNKVYGDRPNYIPLKELETRWDYDDPEYINGIAETFSIDQSKHSLFGASKVAADVIVQEYGRYFDMPTCCLRGGCLTGPNHSGVELHGFLSYLVKCNLEEREYKIFGYKGKQVRDNIHSLDVARFIHAFIESPRCAEVYNLGGGKNNSCSILEAFKLAEKYSNKPMRYVYLSENRIGDHICYYSDLRKMREHYPNWDITISLEETIKQIVESWQKRLQ, from the coding sequence ATGAAAAAACTTTTAGTAACGGGTTCTTCGGGGTTAATTGGCTCTGAAGTGTGTACTTATTTTAGTCAGTCAGGTTGGCTAATTCACGGGCTAGATAATAATCAGCGTGCCGTTTTCTTTGGGTCTCAAGGGGACACTCGCTGGAATCAACAACGACTACAACAATTTTTAGATAACTTTCATCATCATGAATTAGATATCCGTGATCGCCAAGGGGTCTTAGATTTATTAGAAAAACTTAAACCGGATGCGATCGTTCACTGTGCGGCTCAACCATCCCACGATCGAGCCGCAGCAATTCCTTTTGATGACTTTGATACTAATGCAGTGGGAACCCTTAATTTGTTGGAAGCAACCCGCCGCAGTTGCCCGGAATCGCCTTTTGTTCATTTATCCACCAATAAAGTCTATGGTGATCGCCCTAATTATATTCCCTTAAAAGAACTGGAAACCCGTTGGGACTATGATGATCCAGAATATATTAATGGCATTGCCGAAACCTTTAGTATTGATCAGTCCAAACATTCTTTATTTGGTGCGTCTAAAGTAGCCGCCGACGTGATAGTTCAAGAATACGGGCGTTATTTTGATATGCCGACTTGTTGTTTACGAGGAGGATGTTTAACTGGGCCGAATCACTCAGGAGTAGAATTACACGGCTTTTTGAGCTATTTAGTTAAGTGTAATTTAGAAGAACGTGAGTACAAAATTTTTGGCTATAAAGGTAAACAAGTTAGAGATAACATTCATTCTCTGGATGTAGCCCGCTTTATTCACGCTTTTATTGAATCTCCTCGCTGTGCAGAAGTTTATAATCTTGGTGGCGGGAAAAATAATAGCTGTTCGATCCTAGAAGCTTTTAAATTAGCCGAAAAGTACAGTAACAAACCCATGCGTTATGTTTATCTGTCGGAAAATCGCATAGGGGACCACATTTGTTATTATTCAGATTTACGAAAAATGCGGGAACATTATCCGAATTGGGATATTACCATCTCTTTAGAAGAAACCATTAAACAAATAGTGGAATCTTGGCAAAAACGCTTACAATAA
- the nblS gene encoding two-component system sensor histidine kinase NblS, with protein MAAATLAVSLFMSGLTFWAVNTIQQDARLNDTRFGRDLGLLLAANVAPLIAEDNLTEVARFSSRFYSTTSSVRYLMYADVEGKIFFGIPYSEPQVKNSLTIERTIQLPENYAKDADRPMVRQHLTPNGEVTDVFVPLNQDGKYLGVLAIGINPNATVAASSNLTRDVTIAVFISIWAMVILGAVFNALTITKPIKELLVGVKNIATGNFKQRIDLPLGGELGELICSFNEMAERLERYEEQNIEEMTAEKAKLDTLVSTIADGAILLDTNLQLLLVNPAARRLFSWENKDVIGRNVLHLFPPELTVTLTEPLYQFAVGEQIESHEIHFQGSSQLTIHQEMHSTPGEFRVTLSHPSPRTVRILLTQVFDQYRETVKGIAMTVQDITREVELNEAKSQFISNVSHELRTPLFNIKSFIETLTEFGDDLTESERREFLETANHETDRLTRLVNDVLDLSRLESSRIYHFDAVDLGQLIDQTLRTYQLNAKDKNIELYQEIEANLPTVLGHYDLLLQVITNLVGNSLKFTESGGRIVIRAYKLRPKSEHSRKASQVRIEVSDTGIGIDAEDQQAIFDRFFRVENRVHTLEGTGLGLSIVKNIVEEKHRSKVHLISEVGVGTTFWFELDVYQDSSLESLPLEQESGKSSQPQSHTTPTA; from the coding sequence ATGGCGGCAGCAACCCTTGCTGTGTCTCTATTCATGAGTGGTCTGACATTTTGGGCAGTCAACACAATTCAACAAGATGCCCGCCTCAATGATACCCGTTTTGGTCGAGACTTAGGGCTGCTACTGGCGGCTAATGTTGCGCCCTTAATTGCTGAGGATAATCTGACAGAGGTGGCGCGGTTTTCTAGTCGTTTTTATAGCACTACCTCTAGTGTTCGCTATCTAATGTATGCGGATGTTGAAGGAAAGATCTTTTTTGGGATACCCTACTCGGAACCCCAAGTGAAAAATTCTTTAACCATCGAAAGGACGATTCAGTTACCTGAGAATTATGCTAAAGACGCTGACCGGCCGATGGTTCGTCAACATTTGACTCCCAATGGAGAGGTGACGGATGTCTTTGTGCCGCTTAACCAAGATGGGAAATATTTGGGCGTGTTGGCCATTGGCATTAATCCTAATGCGACGGTGGCGGCTTCTTCTAATTTAACGAGAGATGTAACCATTGCTGTTTTTATTTCTATTTGGGCAATGGTGATTCTTGGGGCAGTTTTTAATGCTTTAACCATCACGAAACCCATTAAAGAGTTGCTAGTCGGGGTGAAAAATATTGCTACCGGCAATTTTAAACAGAGAATAGATTTACCCCTAGGCGGAGAGTTAGGAGAGTTAATTTGCAGTTTCAATGAAATGGCTGAACGGCTAGAACGCTATGAAGAACAAAATATTGAAGAAATGACCGCCGAAAAAGCTAAGTTAGATACGTTAGTTTCTACCATTGCTGATGGGGCAATTTTACTCGATACAAATCTACAATTATTATTAGTTAACCCGGCAGCTAGGCGTTTATTTAGTTGGGAAAATAAAGATGTAATCGGTCGGAATGTTCTGCATCTTTTTCCGCCAGAATTAACGGTAACATTAACTGAACCTCTCTATCAATTTGCGGTGGGTGAGCAGATTGAATCCCATGAAATTCATTTTCAAGGCAGTTCTCAGTTGACCATTCATCAGGAAATGCACAGCACACCCGGAGAATTTCGTGTCACCCTTTCTCATCCTAGTCCCCGCACGGTGCGTATTCTTTTAACTCAGGTTTTTGATCAATATCGGGAAACGGTTAAAGGCATAGCGATGACGGTACAAGATATTACCCGAGAAGTGGAATTAAATGAGGCAAAAAGTCAGTTTATTAGTAATGTTTCTCATGAGTTGAGAACGCCGTTGTTTAATATTAAGTCTTTTATAGAAACCTTAACTGAGTTTGGTGATGATTTAACCGAAAGTGAGCGGCGAGAGTTTTTAGAAACCGCCAATCACGAAACGGATCGTCTCACTCGTTTGGTGAATGATGTTTTAGATTTATCTCGTTTGGAATCGAGCAGGATTTATCATTTTGATGCGGTGGATTTAGGGCAATTAATTGATCAAACTTTACGGACTTATCAACTGAATGCCAAGGATAAAAATATTGAGTTATATCAAGAAATTGAAGCGAATTTACCGACGGTTTTAGGTCACTATGATTTGTTGTTACAAGTGATAACCAATTTAGTCGGCAATTCTTTAAAGTTTACTGAGTCGGGAGGACGGATTGTTATTCGGGCTTATAAACTTCGACCAAAATCTGAGCATTCTAGAAAAGCTTCTCAAGTTAGAATTGAAGTTTCTGATACCGGAATAGGAATTGATGCCGAAGACCAACAGGCGATTTTTGACCGCTTTTTCCGAGTAGAAAATCGGGTTCATACCTTGGAAGGAACCGGGTTAGGTTTATCGATTGTGAAAAATATTGTTGAAGAAAAACACCGTAGTAAAGTTCATTTAATTAGTGAGGTTGGTGTGGGAACCACTTTCTGGTTTGAGTTGGATGTTTATCAGGATAGCTCTTTAGAATCTCTGCCTTTAGAGCAAGAGTCCGGAAAAAGTTCCCAACCCCAGTCTCATACAACTCCTACAGCCTGA
- the purD gene encoding phosphoribosylamine--glycine ligase, whose amino-acid sequence MKVLVVGNGGREHALAWKLLQSPNVTGVFCTPGNGGTATLAKCENIPVAVDDFDAIAQVVLDNGIDLVVVGPELPLSLGISDRLQQDQIKVFGPTREGAQIEASKSWAKALMIEAGVPTAIGESFSDPDAAKAYIKQQGAPIVVKADGLAAGKGVIVAQTEEEALKAVDALTEEGFTQIVVEEFLVGEEVSVLTLTDGLTFRPLIPAQDHKRIGEGDTGKNTGGMGAYAPAPVATPEIMERVEREILAPTVAALRNRGIDYRGVLYAGLMISPDGQVKVLEYNCRFGDPETQAVLPLLETPLDQLLLACCEKRLEHFPPLQWKSATAVCVVAAAGGYPDAYEKGKVITGIDQASSLGSVVFHAGTSLKNYQLVTSGGRVLGITAIGDTFEAAIEKVYQGVKAVQFEGMYYRRDIGHRVSAR is encoded by the coding sequence GTGAAAGTATTAGTTGTTGGTAATGGTGGGCGAGAACACGCCCTAGCGTGGAAACTCCTACAATCTCCGAATGTGACAGGAGTATTTTGTACTCCCGGCAACGGTGGTACAGCCACTTTGGCAAAATGTGAGAATATTCCGGTCGCGGTGGATGATTTTGACGCAATAGCTCAAGTCGTTTTAGATAACGGGATAGACTTAGTGGTAGTGGGTCCGGAATTGCCCTTATCTTTGGGAATTAGTGATCGCTTACAACAAGATCAGATCAAAGTTTTTGGACCGACTCGAGAAGGGGCCCAAATAGAAGCGAGTAAATCTTGGGCAAAAGCGTTAATGATAGAAGCCGGAGTTCCTACAGCCATCGGAGAAAGCTTTAGTGATCCCGATGCGGCTAAAGCTTATATTAAACAACAAGGAGCGCCCATTGTCGTCAAAGCTGATGGGTTAGCGGCCGGTAAAGGGGTAATAGTGGCCCAAACCGAAGAAGAAGCCCTCAAGGCTGTAGATGCCCTCACAGAAGAAGGGTTTACTCAAATCGTCGTAGAAGAATTTCTCGTAGGAGAAGAAGTGTCTGTTTTAACCCTAACTGATGGGTTAACTTTTCGTCCTCTAATTCCTGCCCAAGACCATAAACGCATCGGCGAGGGAGATACCGGCAAAAATACCGGCGGAATGGGCGCTTATGCCCCGGCACCCGTGGCCACTCCTGAAATTATGGAACGAGTCGAAAGAGAAATTCTCGCCCCAACCGTAGCGGCTTTGAGAAATCGAGGTATTGACTATCGGGGCGTTCTTTATGCCGGCTTAATGATTTCCCCAGACGGGCAGGTCAAAGTTCTAGAATATAACTGCCGCTTTGGTGACCCCGAAACACAAGCCGTTTTACCCCTGCTAGAAACGCCTTTAGATCAATTATTACTCGCCTGTTGTGAAAAGCGCTTAGAACACTTTCCCCCGCTACAATGGAAATCAGCAACGGCTGTTTGTGTGGTGGCGGCTGCTGGAGGCTATCCTGATGCTTATGAAAAGGGTAAAGTGATTACAGGGATTGATCAGGCTTCCTCTTTAGGGTCTGTCGTGTTTCACGCCGGAACCAGCTTAAAAAATTATCAACTGGTTACCAGTGGGGGACGGGTATTAGGCATTACTGCCATTGGCGACACCTTTGAAGCCGCCATTGAGAAAGTTTATCAAGGAGTCAAGGCTGTTCAATTTGAAGGAATGTACTATAGACGAGATATTGGTCACCGGGTTAGCGCTCGCTAA
- a CDS encoding NAD-dependent epimerase/dehydratase family protein, giving the protein MASYIVTGVAGFVGSHLAEALLTQGEKVVGVDQVNDYYDPQLKRKNLQILNKYSDFEFIEADIQALDWQKLLVDVEVIYHQAAQAGVRASWGEGFRLYTERNINATQIILEAAKEAKSLKRLVFASTSSVYGNAETLPTPETICPQPVSPYGITKLAAERLCWLYHQNFGVPVTALRYFTVYGPRQRPDMAFHKFFKAAMFDQAIPIYGDGEQTRDFTFVSDVIAANLAAGTIPEAVGEVFNIGGGSRVVLTDVLAKIDEITGRPIRREYIEKAMGDARHTGADTTKAQKLLGYHPQVALTEGLTQEWEWIQQLY; this is encoded by the coding sequence ATGGCTAGTTACATTGTTACTGGAGTTGCTGGTTTTGTTGGTTCTCACCTGGCAGAAGCTTTATTAACCCAAGGTGAAAAGGTCGTTGGTGTCGATCAAGTTAATGACTATTATGATCCCCAGTTAAAACGCAAAAATTTGCAAATATTAAATAAATATAGCGATTTTGAATTTATAGAAGCCGATATACAAGCTTTAGATTGGCAGAAATTGTTAGTGGATGTTGAGGTGATCTATCATCAAGCCGCACAAGCGGGAGTCCGGGCGAGTTGGGGAGAGGGTTTTCGTCTTTACACCGAACGCAATATTAACGCCACACAGATTATCCTAGAAGCGGCTAAAGAGGCGAAATCTCTCAAGCGTTTAGTTTTTGCTTCTACCTCTTCAGTGTATGGTAATGCAGAAACCCTACCCACACCCGAAACCATCTGCCCTCAACCGGTTTCTCCTTATGGCATTACTAAACTAGCAGCCGAGCGTTTATGCTGGTTGTATCATCAAAATTTTGGGGTGCCTGTGACGGCTTTGCGCTATTTTACGGTGTATGGTCCTCGTCAGCGCCCTGATATGGCTTTTCATAAATTTTTTAAAGCGGCGATGTTCGATCAAGCTATCCCCATTTATGGCGATGGAGAACAAACCCGAGATTTTACCTTTGTTAGTGATGTTATAGCGGCTAATTTAGCGGCTGGGACTATCCCTGAAGCTGTGGGAGAAGTGTTTAACATTGGTGGGGGTAGTCGAGTGGTATTAACCGATGTTTTGGCTAAAATTGATGAGATCACCGGTCGTCCTATCCGACGGGAATATATCGAAAAAGCGATGGGAGATGCGCGACATACTGGGGCAGATACCACTAAAGCCCAAAAACTCTTAGGTTATCATCCCCAAGTGGCTTTGACAGAAGGATTAACTCAAGAATGGGAGTGGATTCAACAACTTTATTAG
- a CDS encoding molybdenum cofactor guanylyltransferase, translated as MEPFPKSSITAIVLAGGQSSRMGQDKALINLGGVPLLKQICLIATECAMGVYVITPAIELYHSILPNGCQLIREVCLPGETLPHGPLVGFAQALTQVNTDWVLLLACDLPYLSASQLQQWSQSLYTVTEDMMAVLPRRNNRWEPLCGFYRCSCLALLNEFIRQGGRSFQDWLGRQSVQELLVSDPNVLFNCNTPEDLAKITAKYNFLA; from the coding sequence ATGGAACCATTTCCAAAAAGTTCTATTACCGCTATAGTCCTCGCTGGAGGACAAAGTTCTCGTATGGGACAAGATAAAGCGCTGATTAATCTTGGTGGCGTTCCTCTACTCAAACAAATTTGTCTGATCGCCACTGAATGCGCTATGGGGGTTTATGTGATTACTCCTGCGATTGAGCTATACCATTCTATATTACCTAATGGATGTCAACTGATTCGAGAGGTCTGTTTACCTGGAGAAACTTTGCCTCACGGGCCTTTAGTGGGTTTTGCACAAGCGTTAACTCAAGTTAATACCGACTGGGTTCTTTTACTAGCTTGTGATTTACCTTACCTGAGCGCGTCACAGTTGCAGCAGTGGAGTCAGTCTCTTTATACCGTAACAGAAGATATGATGGCGGTACTTCCTCGACGGAATAATAGATGGGAACCCTTATGTGGATTTTATCGCTGTTCTTGTTTGGCGTTGCTCAATGAGTTTATCCGCCAAGGAGGAAGGTCTTTTCAGGATTGGTTAGGGCGGCAATCAGTGCAAGAATTATTAGTCAGTGACCCTAATGTGTTATTTAATTGTAATACTCCTGAAGATTTGGCTAAAATAACCGCAAAATACAATTTTTTGGCTTGA
- a CDS encoding DnaJ domain-containing protein, whose product MVESLNYYEILQVSPQATHREIKIALRRQARQYHPLIY is encoded by the coding sequence ATGGTAGAGTCACTCAATTATTATGAAATTCTTCAGGTTTCTCCCCAAGCAACACACAGAGAGATAAAAATAGCATTGCGTCGTCAAGCCCGACAGTATCATCCACTTATTTATTGA
- a CDS encoding YgfZ/GcvT domain-containing protein, which yields MISALKAHQIKLGAVISADGTFASSFGNDGEAIKAAQTGVALSDRSHWGLIQLKGNERLRFLHNQTTNNINSLKPGQGCDTVFVNSTGRTLDLATAYVTDESIYLLVSPNRRQFLLQWMDRYIFPMDKVELEDSSGKYAIFTLIGPQSHSVLAKLNLDPLIGQPLNTHIQQKIDNSLVRVALGSGLALPGYTLMVPMQEALTVWEQLVNTGVTLLGNRVWEQLRILQGRPVPDYELTEDYNALESGLWKAISFEKGCYIGQETIARLNTYKGVKQRLWGVKLSQCVQPHTEVILEDKKVGILTSCTETQEGAFGLAYVKTKAGGEGLRVTLGEQTGELVSVPFLTHEYYQPQKTQTN from the coding sequence ATGATTTCAGCACTTAAAGCACATCAAATTAAATTAGGCGCAGTTATATCAGCCGATGGCACTTTTGCCAGCAGTTTTGGTAATGATGGTGAAGCGATCAAGGCGGCACAAACCGGAGTCGCTTTGTCGGATCGTTCTCATTGGGGTTTAATTCAACTCAAAGGCAACGAACGATTGCGATTTTTACATAATCAAACCACCAATAATATTAACAGTTTAAAACCAGGACAAGGATGTGATACGGTTTTTGTTAATTCTACAGGACGAACCCTAGATTTAGCCACAGCTTATGTTACTGATGAGTCCATCTATCTGTTGGTTTCTCCTAACCGTCGTCAGTTTTTATTACAGTGGATGGATCGCTATATTTTTCCGATGGATAAGGTAGAATTAGAGGATAGTTCGGGAAAATATGCAATTTTTACGCTTATTGGCCCCCAAAGCCATTCTGTTTTAGCTAAATTGAATCTAGATCCCCTGATCGGTCAACCTCTAAATACTCATATTCAACAGAAAATAGATAACAGTTTAGTCAGAGTAGCGCTAGGAAGTGGTTTAGCTTTACCTGGATATACGTTGATGGTTCCCATGCAAGAGGCGTTAACGGTTTGGGAGCAACTGGTTAATACTGGAGTTACTTTGCTAGGTAACCGAGTTTGGGAACAACTTCGCATTCTTCAAGGACGACCCGTTCCGGATTATGAATTAACAGAAGATTATAATGCCCTAGAGTCCGGATTGTGGAAGGCTATCTCTTTTGAGAAGGGGTGTTACATTGGTCAAGAAACTATTGCTCGATTAAACACTTATAAAGGGGTTAAACAAAGACTTTGGGGAGTGAAATTAAGTCAATGCGTTCAACCCCATACTGAGGTGATTTTAGAAGACAAAAAGGTAGGAATTCTCACTAGCTGTACTGAAACACAAGAGGGCGCATTCGGCTTAGCTTATGTGAAGACTAAAGCAGGCGGCGAAGGTTTAAGGGTGACTTTAGGAGAACAAACTGGAGAATTAGTCAGTGTTCCTTTTTTAACTCATGAGTATTATCAACCCCAAAAGACTCAGACAAATTAA
- a CDS encoding FHA domain-containing protein: MIILTLLHPTKTIPLQHWTFEDESIIRIGRGIDNNVVLYSAVVSRHHLELRKNGSEWELESFGANGTFIEGKLITTPLAVDDGMVIRLASSGPKIQISIKSQEMSSSPIITQTPTESSLEKTLEQDLQAAKD, translated from the coding sequence GTGATTATTCTGACCCTACTACATCCAACCAAAACAATCCCGCTACAACATTGGACATTTGAAGACGAATCTATCATTCGGATTGGGCGGGGGATAGATAATAATGTAGTTCTGTACAGTGCAGTAGTGTCTCGACATCATCTAGAACTAAGGAAAAATGGCTCAGAGTGGGAATTAGAAAGTTTTGGAGCTAACGGAACCTTTATAGAGGGAAAACTGATTACAACACCCTTAGCAGTAGATGATGGAATGGTCATTCGTCTAGCTAGTTCAGGACCCAAAATTCAGATTAGCATCAAATCACAAGAAATGTCTTCTAGTCCGATCATCACTCAAACTCCTACCGAATCATCTCTGGAAAAAACACTAGAACAAGATTTGCAAGCGGCTAAAGATTAG
- the psb34 gene encoding photosystem II assembly protein Psb34 — protein sequence MPYTTEEGGRLNNFAAEPKVYQATPPSKTEQRNYIILGILGLFLVGGLLAVAVYATSVS from the coding sequence ATGCCCTATACAACTGAAGAAGGTGGACGGCTAAACAACTTTGCAGCAGAGCCGAAAGTTTATCAAGCTACCCCTCCATCTAAAACAGAACAGCGTAATTATATAATTTTAGGAATTTTAGGTTTGTTCTTGGTTGGTGGCTTATTAGCCGTTGCTGTCTATGCAACCAGCGTTAGCTAA
- the cofG gene encoding 7,8-didemethyl-8-hydroxy-5-deazariboflavin synthase subunit CofG: MNNDPNSFVVTYSPAYTLVPTYECFNRCTYCNFRTDIGQSPWLSLTAAREKLQQLQHQGITEILILSGEVHPHSPQRKSWFQRIYDICELALSMGFFPHTNAGPLSQEEMERLKQVNVSMGLMLEQLTPKLLDSVHRHAPSKNPQLRLQQLQWAGELKIPFTTGILLGIGETEQDCRDSLEMIASIHQQWGHIQEVILQPHSPGHQQLFDAPAFKLQQLPKVVEIARQILPSSINIQIPPNLVAHPAILLECIQAGARDLGGIGPVDEVNPDYPHPHPAILKKLLEPAGWQLVPRLPVYPQYYNWLPFSLKI; the protein is encoded by the coding sequence ATGAACAACGATCCCAATTCTTTCGTTGTTACCTATAGCCCTGCCTATACTTTAGTGCCCACTTATGAGTGCTTTAATCGCTGTACCTATTGCAATTTTCGCACGGATATAGGCCAAAGTCCCTGGTTAAGTTTAACGGCAGCTAGAGAAAAATTACAACAACTGCAACATCAAGGAATTACAGAAATTTTAATTCTTAGCGGAGAAGTTCATCCCCATTCTCCTCAACGGAAAAGTTGGTTTCAACGAATTTATGACATCTGTGAATTAGCACTTTCAATGGGATTTTTTCCTCATACTAATGCCGGGCCTCTCAGTCAAGAAGAAATGGAGCGGCTCAAACAGGTTAATGTATCTATGGGGTTAATGTTGGAACAATTAACACCGAAATTATTAGACTCTGTTCATCGCCATGCCCCCAGTAAAAACCCTCAATTGCGACTACAACAGCTACAATGGGCAGGAGAACTCAAAATTCCTTTCACCACCGGTATACTTTTAGGCATTGGGGAAACAGAACAAGATTGCCGGGATAGTTTAGAAATGATAGCCTCTATACATCAACAGTGGGGACATATTCAAGAAGTCATCTTACAGCCGCATAGCCCAGGACATCAACAGCTTTTTGATGCCCCTGCATTTAAATTGCAGCAATTACCCAAAGTTGTCGAAATAGCGAGGCAAATCCTTCCCAGTTCGATTAATATTCAAATTCCGCCTAATTTAGTGGCTCACCCGGCAATTTTACTCGAATGTATCCAAGCAGGGGCTAGAGATTTAGGGGGAATTGGTCCGGTAGATGAGGTAAACCCTGATTATCCTCATCCTCACCCAGCAATTTTAAAAAAGCTTTTAGAACCGGCCGGATGGCAATTAGTCCCGCGTTTACCCGTTTATCCTCAGTATTATAATTGGTTGCCGTTTTCCCTCAAAATATAG
- a CDS encoding DUF4332 domain-containing protein: MQACYWIIEKLPGLSQQQQTQLKNCGITTTQDLLERGKTVQLKQTLAHKLGMNIVYINKWIALADLARLPSVGCQYCGLLLHSGIASIPQLSQTPAYRLHRQILRLQVATMQRKDLCPPVELVQQWIAEARSLL, from the coding sequence ATGCAAGCTTGTTATTGGATCATCGAAAAATTGCCTGGTTTGAGTCAACAACAACAAACTCAATTAAAAAATTGTGGCATTACAACAACTCAAGATTTACTAGAGCGTGGAAAAACAGTTCAATTAAAACAAACTTTAGCCCATAAGTTAGGCATGAATATTGTGTATATTAATAAATGGATCGCTTTAGCTGATTTAGCTCGTCTGCCTAGTGTCGGCTGTCAATACTGCGGCTTATTATTACATTCGGGAATTGCTTCTATCCCTCAATTAAGCCAAACACCAGCCTATCGACTACATCGTCAAATTTTGCGGCTTCAAGTGGCAACAATGCAACGAAAAGATTTATGCCCGCCGGTAGAATTAGTACAGCAGTGGATAGCCGAAGCGCGATCACTTTTATGA
- a CDS encoding Uma2 family endonuclease, which translates to MMNPLPVYIPPTFKVTDEQFREIAAANRDLRLEKTATGELIVMPPTGGNTGRRNSDLGYQVYAWNKQANLGVVFDSSTAFVLPNGAIRSPDVAWIEREKWDSLTSEQQNEFPPLCPDFVIELRSKSDSLKDLREKMLEYLDNGAKLGWLIDPQNKQVEIYRPLQEVKIFNAPKSLTGEDILPGFVLDLTAIFS; encoded by the coding sequence ATGATGAATCCTCTACCCGTTTACATTCCCCCAACTTTCAAAGTTACCGATGAGCAATTTAGAGAAATTGCTGCGGCTAATCGAGATTTACGACTAGAAAAAACCGCTACAGGAGAATTGATCGTTATGCCCCCAACTGGAGGAAATACCGGAAGACGTAATTCAGATTTAGGTTATCAAGTCTATGCTTGGAATAAACAAGCCAACTTAGGTGTAGTTTTTGATTCCTCTACCGCCTTTGTCCTTCCTAATGGGGCAATTCGCTCTCCTGATGTGGCTTGGATTGAGCGGGAAAAATGGGATTCTTTGACCTCTGAACAGCAGAATGAATTTCCGCCGCTTTGTCCGGATTTTGTGATTGAATTACGCTCAAAAAGCGATTCTTTAAAAGATTTGAGAGAAAAAATGCTAGAATATTTAGACAACGGAGCGAAATTAGGTTGGTTAATTGATCCCCAAAATAAACAGGTGGAAATTTATCGACCTTTACAAGAAGTCAAAATTTTCAACGCACCTAAAAGTTTAACGGGTGAAGATATTCTGCCGGGTTTTGTTTTAGATTTAACGGCTATCTTCTCATAA